The region attcccTTCTCCCCATGCCCCCCCCTCTCAGCAAGTATAAGTCCAGCCTGGCAGGGGAGCAGAAGCAGGATTTCTTCCCGGAGGTGAAGTCTGTGAAACTGACCTTGGAGGCCGAGGGGTCCAGCGCTTCGTCTGCCGCCACTGTCAGCAAGGTCCCGGGTACGCACTACCAGCCTTCGACCTCAGGGTCTTCATCTTCATCTTCATCTTCATCGTCATCGAGTTGGTCGACGGGATCAGGGTCGAAGGACGGGTCGAAGACAACGATCACGGagctgggtgggggtggtggtggtggtggtggggggatgaggggggatggagatggggatttcTTTAAGGGGATGGGTGGACTCGGCGGAGGGCTGGGGAGTCTCGGAGGCGGAGATTTCACCTCTACCGGTCACCAGACCACGCAGATTTCGAGCTGTACCAAGACAATAAAGAAGACGATAGTGCATACGAAGGACGGGCCGGTGGAACGCATCGAGGAAGTTTCGAGCGGACCAGGCTGTGAGGCAATGAAGCTCGGCGGcggaggagggatgggggagttcttcccatccctcccttcctcttcctcctcctcctcctcctcctcctcattcacCAAAACCACAAGCCACGGCAGTTCCAAGGGAGGCAGTAGCCTCCTCAGCAGTACCAAGACCGGCGGCGCTGCCGACAGGTTCGGAGCTGATTCATTCGGAATGGATCTCGGAGCGTTTATGCGCGGGCACGAGGAAGATGATGTCCCGGAATTCCACAGCCACGGCGTGAAAACTAGCGTCCGGAGCAAACGGCAGGCAGATTATGTGGGAAAAAGTACATCTGACCAGGAGTAACTGCCCAATACATGACCTAGCTAGCCGCTGTTAGCCACTGTTAGTATCTTAGCCTAATGGCCGTTAGCAATTAGCATGTTAGCCTCCATTAGCACCTTAGCCAAACTGACATTAGCGATTAGCACCTTAGCCTAGCGGCCGTTAGCGGTGAGTGTCttggccagcagctcttagcgtCATAGCTAGCAGTGAGAAGTGAAACGTTTCTATTTTTTTTGTCGTAGCTCAAATCAAATCCTAGAATATGATCAACAGTAGCCTAATTAATAAACATTTGTAAAGTAGTTCAGCCAATTGCTCATATGATGTGTTTGTgttaaaaaaagtatttaaatctAACAAATTGTATAAAATAAGTTCCAGAGATACTGTCTAAGATTTGCTGTACTAAACATAATAGTGTATTCTGAACCGCTCCTGAGCTGACTACCAGAAGGGGTCCGGAGGGGTAAAGGGGAGGTATGGCTGAGGTTAAAACACCCCCATCTTCTGACCCGGGCACCTGAGGGTAGAGCTAGAAGACCGTGAGGGAAGAGGTTGgcatgagggagggaaagaaggagaAGGGAAGAGGTCGGGGGGTAGgaaaagtgagagagaaaaagagcgagagagaaggatggggagtgagcgacagaggtagagagagagagagagagagagagatatattgcTGACTGTTGATTCTGTGAGTAGATGATTAAAATGtgactgtgtttttttttttgaccCTGTGAATGATGTCAATGTACTGAATGTTCAGGGAAAAAAACAAACAACCAGGTAACTTCTGAACCAATCAGGTACTGCCGATGTTCAAATAACTGTTCTAAGAACAGAAAGGGGTTCTAAGAACTACGTTACAACTTCTGTTAGAACGTCCAAACCAAGCTACTGATGcaacaataaaaatgtgttcacTTCAACTTCATGTTTTGTGTTGTATTTTTAAATGCATTTTATTATTATAatgataattattatattattcttTATGTGTATGTCTCTTGTGTAAAAAAAACAGTCAATAGTTAGTGGGAAAAAGGTATATTTTATAGTATTAACAGAAATCAACCACAATATTAATAACAGATAAAAGTTAAAAGCATTACATATCAATAGAAAACTTTATAGTCATAATTATGGTATAGGCTTATACATTGACAATATATAGACATTAGGATTTAATATGATATTTAATATGATATACATTGGAATATAAAGACATTAGGGTATAATATGATATACATTGAGAATATAGACATTAGGATTTAATATGATATACATTGAGAATATATTGACATTGGGATATAATGTCATTGGAATATATAGACATTAGGATATAATATGTTATATATTGAGAATATAGACATTAGGATTTAATATGATATACATTGGAATATGTTAACCTGAACATCTTAGTTATTTAGGCCTATTAGGGGGGAATCCTAACTTCCTTAGTCTCCCATTGACATAAATACATGACTAAGTGAGTATTTTGACGGAAGCAGAAGTTAGGATTTATATACCCATGTCACGATCAGTCAGATATATTATTATGGCCTAAGTAACTTCATTAATTCAGCGCCTCATAGAGATAGGCAGAAAACAACCAAATCATCAGCCACTGAGCTGTCTTAATgctacctttacttaactaggcaagtcagttaagaacaaattcttatttacaatgacggcctaccgaggAAACAGTGgcttaaccgccttgttcaggggaagaacgacagatgtttaccatgtcagctcaggattcaatccagcaacctttcggttactggcccaactctctaaccactaggctacttgccgccccaaacaaaaaatacatataaaaaaatatatatatatatataaaataacaaaaataaattaaataagcaGAAAGAAACACTCTTGTTCTTTCCTCTATAAGaacatatataataatatactgtatataaggaATATTAAGAATATGTAATAATATAATctataatattttatttatttaaaaaaataagaacaatattttttttaaatcagaaaaTGGGTTCAGGCAACCTTGGTTTGACATGTAGAACTTCAATGGTCAAATAGTTTGCAGGTCTAATCAGTTTGTTGTCAACATGGATAGTTGACTGAACTCTGCTCTGTCAGCTATGTTCCATTCACCCCAACGATTAGCACACAACTAATATTGACTGAATCAAATCATTAACAAAGCACTACCATAGTATTTTAATCTTATGAAATACATCATACGAATCTACAATGGTTCAACGTGAGTACATCTGGGCATTTTTTTTAGGCTGAGTTCTAGCctgaaaaatgtatcaaaattCCTCAAAATACTAATACTCAATTGAAACCCTCTttgaagagtatcttaaataactcTCATTGcgcccctgtgtgtgtttgtaaattggACGTGTTTAACAATACttgaagtccccacaagaatagtaaacggACATAAATCTGACCAACTGGAGACATTTTTGTTAGTcaccacaaggtcaaatgctatttctagggagtTTAGGGTTAcgattagaattagtgttagggttagaactaagtttaggtttagggttagggttagggttagaactaagtttaggtttagggttagggttagggttaggcttagggttaggcttaggcttaggtttaggggttagggaaaataggattttaaatgggacttaattgtgtgtccccacaaggttagttatacaagactgtgtgtgtgtaatctcttgtggacagatTCAAGTGGACAGAAACTGTGAGAATCTGTCAAGGCTCACATAGAATAATGTAATTACGAGCAGCAGTAATTCCTGGTTTGGGGTTTTCGTTGTTGATTGGGTGAATTTGGGTTGGGTGAAGGCAGTTCTTAAACCTGTGCAGTGATTTTCAAGCCCCTGTGCGGATGATAAACGGTTTCCATTAGCTACAAAGTCAAAGTTGGCTATAtcttaaaaatgtatgaaaacaaaaatgtcctTTATGGCCATGATTTGGCTGAGAGTTTACTTTTGAGAGGGAAGAGACTTCACTTCCTTCCTTTGCACAAAGGTAATCACAATTGTTAATGGCATTTCCCCCCAGAAGTAAAacaggaaattacaaactttcgGGAGAGAATTTTACTTCTGGGTAACTGAGAttagtgtgtgtataatgtgtgtgttgttgtgtgttgctgtgtgttgatAAATGTTAAAGAGGCTAATGTATACAATCACTCACAACATAAgcagcagtcaaaagtttggacaaacctactcattcaaaggtttttctttatctttactattttctacattgtagaataatagtgaggacatcaaaactatgaaattacacatatggaatcatgtagtaaccaaaaaagtgttaaacaaatcaaaatatattgtaaaTGTGAGAGTAgtcaccctttgcacactcttggtattctctcaaccagcttcatgaggaatgcctttccaacagtcttgagtgAGTTCCtacatgtgctgagcacttgttggctgcttttccttcactctgcggtccaactcatcccaaaccaccataaagataaagaaaaacccttgaatgagtaggtgttctaaaacctttgaccggtagtgtacatatcctaaccaaaagccatggatttCAGGCAACATCTCCACTTAGCTAAAGGCTAGAActgcctctttcaaggagcgggacgtAAAtttggacacttataagaaatcccactacgacctctgacaaaccatcaaatagacaaagcatcaatacaggactaagatcgaattctactacaccagctctgacactcgtcagatgtggcagggtttagaaactatcacggattacaacgggaaacccagctgcgagctgcccagtgacgcgagcataccagatgagctaaatgccttctatgctcgcttcaaggcaagcaacactgaaccatgacTTCGTCAGgaggaggttgaaaatatcagtgaagacacttgccagctggtcagcacgtATTCTGAGTAAATGTTCTGGTAATCCTTCTGcacctgtggccttgtgaatgttaacctcttacatctagacgttccgctagcggaacacctgctccaatatccaatgataggcgtggcgcgaattacaaattcctcaaaaatacaaaaacttcaatttttcaaacatatgactatttcacagcattttaaagacaagactctcctttatctaaccacactgtccgatttcaaaaaggctttacagtgaaagcaaaacattagattatgtcagcagagtacccagccagaaataatcagacacccatttttcaagctagcatataatgtcacaaaaacccagaagacagctaaatgcagcactaacctttgatgatcttcatcagatgacacacctaggacattatgttatacaatacatgcatgttttgttcaatcaagttcatatttatatcaaaaaccagctttttacattagcatgtgatgttcagaactagcaaacttccggggaatttactaacaatttactaaattactcacgataaacgttcacaaaaagcataacaattattttaagaattatagatacagaactcctctatgcactcgatatgtccgattttaaaatagcttttttggtgaaagcacattttgcaatattctaagtacatagcccagccatcacgggctagctatttagacacccggcaagtttagccttcaccaaaatcagatttactattataaaagtttgattaccttttgttgtcttcgtcagaatgcactcccaggactgctacttcaataacaaatgttggtttggtcccaaataatccatcgttatatccgaatagcggcgttttgttcatgcgttccagaaactatccgaaatgggaaatcagggtcgtgcgcatggcgcaattcgtgacaaaaaaaatctaaatattccattaccgtacttcgaagcatgtcaaccgctgtttaaaatccatttttatgcaatttatctcgtaaaaaagcgataatattccgaccgggaatctccttttcggcaaacagaggaaaaatctcaaaggcgggggcggccagggcacgcgcctaagcccacagtcccttgatcggccacttgagaaaggcgataatgtgtttcagcctggggctgggatgacgacattcaggtttttcccgggctctgagcgcccatggaagacgtaggaagtgtcacgttagagcagagatcctttgtaaaagatagagatggcaaagaagttcaagaaatggtcagacaggccacttcctgtaaaggaacctctcaggttttgacctgccatttgagttctgttatactcacagacaccattcaaacagttttagaaactttggagtgttttctatccaaagccaataattatatgcatattctagttactgggcaggagtagtaaccagattaaatcaggtacgttttttatccagccgtgaaaatactgccccctagccataacaggttaaaggtcttactcagatCGGCTACAGAGAGAGTGATCATACAGTcgcccggaacagctggtgctctcatgcatggttcagtgttgcttgccgcgaagcgagcatagaaggtatTTCGTTTCTCTGGTAGGTTCGCATCACGTGACTGGGTTTCCCattgtaatccatgatagtttgcaagccctgccacgtccgacaagcgtcagagcagGCTAAGTAAGAttagatcttagtcctgtattgacattttgcctgtttgatagctCGTCGGAGGTCATAGCCCATAACATTCTGTCCGTAACTTGCAAAGACAGGGTGGAGGTCCTCATTCCAGTTGTAGgatttcttcttctcttctttttACATATGGACTCAGATCTTAATTGAGCAACTGACCAATTACGAAAGACTTTAGTTTTTGGTTAACCGATATTAAACCTTGTTAAACATATTACAAGTTGTTAAACCTCAAGCTGAGAAACATTCCTACAGGTACAGTACGTGGACGCGGCTACAGAATCCATGGTAACCACCAAACACATCTACGATACCAACCTCAAGGCCATCGTCAAGACACCTTGAATTGATCTATTAATCAATAAAATATATGTCTGTCTGTTGTTGgtctatctttctgtctgtctgtccgtccgtctgtcaacCAATCCATCGATCTTTCTACAATATCTGTCAATCGAATACCTTCCATCTGTTTTTCTTTCTTCTTCCCTCAGTTTTCcttcttctccctttctctctccatcactcttccctccatcttctgtTCTGATTAATTGATTGTGACTACAGTGTTTGA is a window of Salmo salar chromosome ssa18, Ssal_v3.1, whole genome shotgun sequence DNA encoding:
- the LOC106578169 gene encoding fibrinogen alpha chain, translated to MMLLNILCFCLAVLASTWAEDAATVLSPRGTRPVEHGYKADKCAAERSWPFCSDDDWGPKCPSGCRIQGLLDKADHSLLKKIEKIRQLLDQNRAKHRSADQASKQTYDYLKEKLTSNAGNDHSFYDLAERLRQRIVDIKIKIDRQLRILNALKTSIKDQVIDMQRMEVDIDIKLRSCKGSCKGYAEFSVDQASYVALDKQMDQLEAQRVQSVETVGSLYVMKSRPLKDVLVDSKYKSSLAGEQKQDFFPEVKSVKLTLEAEGSSASSAATVSKVPGTHYQPSTSGSSSSSSSSSSSSWSTGSGSKDGSKTTITELGGGGGGGGGGMRGDGDGDFFKGMGGLGGGLGSLGGGDFTSTGHQTTQISSCTKTIKKTIVHTKDGPVERIEEVSSGPGCEAMKLGGGGGMGEFFPSLPSSSSSSSSSSSFTKTTSHGSSKGGSSLLSSTKTGGAADRFGADSFGMDLGAFMRGHEEDDVPEFHSHGVKTSVRSKRQADYVGKSTSDQE